TGGAGAGCATCTTGTGTGTCTCCATGAATATACTGTTCCAGCTTAGCTTTTCCCCCTCCTAACAGGCACCCTTTCCATGCTGGACTGCAACATATTCCCCGGCCTGCCCCCGAGTTACCTGGACACAGAAGTCAACCTGTTCTTGCTGCCTTTCATGGACATGGATGGAGACGACGCTTTGCCCAGAGCAGGTAAGGGAAagagccccccttcctccctgcccttttctGGTCGTGTGAATGGCAATGAATCTGAGCCACTTTCCCTCCCAGCTGTGGGCTGGACTCCGTTATCAACATTCAACACGCTCACTTTTTTAGTCTGGACTAGAGCGCGTGGCAATGGAAACTGTGCTGCAAGGATCGCAGAGAGTGCCAAATGGCTCACATAAGTGAGCCAAGCCGCAATTGGTCGCCAGGCAGTTGTGCTGAACCAGGATACGTTCCTGACTCTTGTGCATCAGCTCTGGTTTCCGGGAAACACCTTTAAATTTTGTGTTGTCTTTTGCTTCCCACCCCCAGTTTGTTAATGCTGGGTATTGTGTATTTGTTGTGTGATTGATttattaaaagtaaaggtatcccctgtgcaagcaccgggtcatgtctgacccttggggtgacgccctctagtgtttttatggcagactcaatacggggtggtttgccagtgtcagggaaggcgaatgtaagctgctttgagactccttcgggtagagaaaagctgtatgtaaACCCCTTtctcttcggtaatatcagggctctctcagcctcacattccTGACAGGACTAACCTCAGTGAAGGCCTTCTCCCACAGAATGGCCTCCCTGTTTACTCTATCTCCCTGCTCCGCTGGTCAGAAAGAAAGGCCAAGGCTGGGTGGATTCGCATTCTCTTTCGTGGCTACCTTGACAAGAAAAAGGCTGTGGAGTGAAGGTGTTTGCTATCTGGCTGATAGTAAAGAACTGCACAAACAGCCTGACTCATGAACTGGGTGTAaactacacggagcttttattccagccccagatcgattcagtccctgccctctacacagaatgggatttccgtttggatttggggcagcaagaaggattgatctggagtgaccctacctttattgtgcgatattttagactgcttttaatcctcaatatccatttgggaaagaaagctccgtggtagagaacctctgataggctacacctggtcatgtgacatgcttaaatgagaagcccctaatttctctaaacttctgtcagtcctggatttttcctccctcctctgcctttttcgatcctctccccctcccctccaagaaaagaaagaggctcaccTACTggcttctctctgcccccccttcaagaaaagaaagaaagaggcttggctcccccccaccttctgagccttcctaaccacatgcagaagactttcctgttttaatgggggggggggaggaagaccggagttcaaagcgatctgaattcaacaggattgacaatggaataaagcaaGTAAGCGccgactctgccctggactctaCATATCTCAGTACCTCAGGACTAGACATCCTGGATTATCCACTGCTAGGACTCCCAACCCCCAGGTCTCCTGGacttacaattgatctccagatgtcagagatcATGTCCCCTGAGGAGAATAGCTGCTTCAgaagcaatttcccccttctgagCTCCCAGCTTGGTTAAAAGTGCAAactactaatctggcgagccaggttggattctttgttcctcttccacatgcagccagctgggtgatcttgagctcgccacagccctgatagagctgttctgactgaggagtaatatcaggggtttctcagcctcaactaccttacagggtgtctgttgaaaggaaaggaaaggtgaatgtaagccgctttgagactccttcgggtagagaaaagtggcatataagaaccaattctcttcttcagtaatatcagggctctctcagcctcacagggtgtctgttgtggggagaggaaagggaaggcgattgtaagctgctttgagactctgggttgagaaaagcggcatataaggacaaACTCCtatttattgaattgcatcttgttctcatgtgccccctttcccagcatgttcagatcttgctcaACTTCATCTGCTGGTAGAGGCAGAGAAAAGAAAACAGTGTTCTTTCCCAACTGAATCCGTTGGTTTGAAAGCATCAAGAACCTTATGGTGGAGGGAGTTTCTTTTGAGTTTTCTCCGGTATAGTGatttttcaatattattttttaatattgttttgcagctcaacttttgggttccttcTCTCCGGTATAGACCACCAAGAATTGGGCCTTGGTTCCAATGTAGAAAACAGCTAAGAAAGCAGAACATGAGCGATGAAAGGAGCTGAAAATTTTTTCACTcataaacttttaattttttaaaaaaagatataatAATATAGGAGGAATACAGAAAAGGTTACATGTAACAATTCATGCTATTATTTAAAAATTACTATATATtcaaggtaaagatatcccctgtgcaagcaccaggtcatgtctgacccttggggtgatgccctctagcgttttcatggcagactcaatatggggtggtttgccagtgccttccccagtcattaccgtttcccccccagcaagctgggtactcattttaccgacctcggaaggatggaaggctgagtcaaccttgagccggctgctgggatgcctcaagggcagagttttcagactacatgtctgctgccttaccactctgcgccacaagaggctctagattgaTTTattacatacattaaaaaaaagcaggAGTGTATTATTTCAGGGTAAGTTCATGCACACACTGCACCTTCAATCTACTGTGCACCTGGATTTTATCGTAAAACCCACTTGCAAACGATGGCTGAAGTGGATTTAAGTTGCATTATTTAGTATGTGTGAAAGcaccctctctcttctccccccccctcctccagcccctGGCAGCGGCCCACTCTTCTCTCTTCTGCCCGGCTACAAGGGACACCCCAGTTTCCAGTCTCTGATCGCCAAGCTCCGGAGCCAGGTCATGTCCATGTCTCGGCCTCAGCTCTCCCACACCATCCTCACGGAAAAGAACTGGTGAGCAAACAGGAATGGGACGAGGACAGGAGGGGGGGTGGGTACAAAACGTCATTGGGATAAGCAAGCTCTGGAGTGTGCATGATGCAGCAGCATATTCAGAATgccatacgggggggggggggcattggaagaCCATCTTCAGGTTAAgcccttcctggaatttttcaaataatgtcctcctgtgttctgattggTTGAATTGGAGATTTTCTGCTctgttgagcacacttcctccctgcttgcctcctaacAAAattagacagaagaagaagagaaacggttcttatatgctgcttttctctacccgaagcggcttacagtcgccttccctttcctctccccacaacagacaccctgtggggtgggtgaggctgagagagctctgatatcactgttcaatcagaacaattttatcagtgccctggcgagcccaaggtcacccagctggctgcatgcgggggagtgcagaatcaaactcggcgtgccagattagaagtacgcactcctaaccactacaccaaattggctctcaactGATCAGTTGGAATACATTGGATCTCATTGGGGCTTCATTTTCTCTGGGGTAGGTTCCACTACGCAGCCCGCATTTGGGATGGTGTGAAGAAGTCCTCTGCCCTTGCAGAGTACAGTCGCCTCCTGGCATGAACACAGTGCCCTTGTGCCAGAGCCAAACTCTTCCCATCTCAAGTTGGGTGAGACAAAGTCCCTGTGGCCGCTGCCCAGGGGTGCCAAGAGGTCGCGGGACCCGGCGGAGAGCTTACAGTCCGGGCTGCCGGGCCGGCAGTGGGGTCGTACGAGATCATGGAGCAGAGAACCACCAGAAGTGGAAGTCGCAGCATCGTCTTTGCTGGGCCGTCATCCTGCCTCTTACCCAGCACAAATTGCATCTCTGGCTGCCATTTCAGGGCTCCCATTTCTTATCTACACCCCTTAGAGGGAAGAGCTATTCTCTTGAGCTGCCTTCTTTCTGGAAATGGGATGTCCATCAGCCAGGCTGGGAATTCCACTGAGACCAGCtgcctcccaccccttccaggccccgaGATATCTCTGTATTGTGAGTTGAAAGGTCAGTGGGGAGTTAACTTTGCAGCTTGGAAGATGTGCCTCTCAGATTCTTCTCCTTCAGTGCTTTCCTTGTCTCCTTCCACCTGGAGGGAAGGGCATTGAAGCCTCCCTTCCCCTGTGCTACTTCCCCAGCCATTCCGGAATCCCCTTCTTCTGCTGCAAAGTGAATTGATCGCTCCCTTTTGCACGCATGTTCCACTGTTCAGTAAAGCATTGTGAGTTGCACTGCGTGTCTGTGTATGTTTTAAATGCCTACCAGTCTTGGACGATCTCTAGCCCCGTCAGTGGTTTCAATTGGCTGGATTGGAGCCGAGGAGCACCTCAAGAGCCTGGCCTggaatagcccagactagcctgatctcactaGATCTCCattctgggagaccaccaaggagtatCAGGGTTGCTACACCTAGGCAGGCTGAACAGAGATCAAGTTTGGGCCTGTCTGTCACGAGCAAATAAATATAGGCAGACACAGGAAATGGTTACAGCATCAGTTGTCCTgtccccccacctggtggaatgagctcttggaagagctgtgggccctgctggagcatTCGgcgttccgcggggcctgcaagacagagctcttccaccaggtctatgattgaggccggtgcagtgaggaagatctgtgacccccccccttcaggatACAGCTATGTGATGGCGGCTAAGGGTTCAAtctcccctctcttccctcctccctctagaatATATCGGGGGGGAATGGGCTTGAGTCAGCACAGAAATAGGTTTTTCCGCCGtatcttatttcattttatttcatcttttttattgtaaatttgtccgtggttttaaggggagttttattggggattttatacagATTCTGTAATCCGCCACGAGCCattcgggagtggcaggtaagaaagaGAGAGCATAGCCAGCAAAACCAACCCAAAACTCATATAAAAGTTCTCTTTTTCATTCCAGTTGTATATATTATCCTGCATTAATATGCAACAAGGTTCCGGTATCGAATACCTTGCTTGCAACAGACTGGATCCATGCTAGGCAGGTTACTACACTGCATGGGAgataccgcccagagccgtagggaagggcggtataaaaatataaatataaataaataaaataaataaattgctctaTGTGCCACAGATGGTGAGCTTTCCCATTAGGCCCTCAATTGTGCCccctttggttttaattgttagccgcctcgaGGCGACAAAAGTCGTGAGagacgggatataaatccaagaaataaataaataaaaacatttgttGTCTGTGCTGGTAAACACATGGAATATTAAATGCATGGGGAGTCGTTCTAGATATTGTGCTCGCTCTGTTTCTTTTTGGATGAAATATGCTGTGGCAAAGCAGAGGTGAAACAAGGTACCCAACACCAGAAACTTGTTGCATATTAATGCAGAATAATATATACGACTAGAGTTTTAAAAGGCTATTTTTATATAAACCTTTGAATTTTGgggttggttttgccagctatgccaGAGTGTTTTTTCTTATACCAGTGTTGTAGTCTGTCTGTAACAGCAGAAAACAGTGGGGTTAGCAGCACCGTTTACAACTAACCCCATTTGTGCAATTGAGCATTTGTGAACCTCTTCccttgggggtcaccataagttggctgtaggTTGGCAACAAAACAAGGTCCcttgagagaccaacaagattctgtgggtcctatcctctgctgccaacaggaaatgctccctgccctccaaatGAGAATCTTTCAGATACGTAAAGAGAGcgatcatgtcccatctcaacctcctgttctccaggctgaacattcccaagtccctcagcctttcctcataggccttggtcccctggccccacaTCATCCTTAATGCTCTCCTCTGCTCTCAATGTTGTCCACGTCCAAACTAGACCAGGTAGTACAGAAACACATTTTCTGTGAATTTTTAAACAGTTGAAGGCTATCAATCTCCCCAGTCAAAACAAGTTCAGGATCTCAATGAAGTAGGCCACCTGGTCCACGGTTTGCATTCCTGGGCCAAAGGCAgtatcagaccccccccccccaaattgggtAGAATTTCTAGTGGGTGACTAATGGATTTCAGATTTCAAAttaagagccagggccttctctgccctggtgccagcctagtggaatgctcctccaagtgagatcagggccctgtgggacataaaacagttccacaggccctgcaagacagaggtgTTCCACTGGGCCAATAGCCGAGGCCCACAGAACATCAATTCCTGGCCTCCCTACGCCAACATCTGTACACCACCTAGTCATGATGCAGTACTTTGTTCTCTGTCCCTCCTGTTTAACATAAAactgatttttaatgttttaactctaGTTTGTATTAAatattgtgagccaccctgagccattgGAGAAGGGTGGcttatagaaatgtaataataatactaCAACCccctagaatcagagttggaagggattgctggggtcatctagtccaggggtagtcaacctgtggtcctccagatgtccatggactacaattcccatgagccccctgcagcCCAAtcttctgcagaatgcaggaaatgcacggctacctgcccacccacagtaaccccaattccatgcccagatgacccccaccccaaatcagaaactctggcctgaaggaaatttgcctcctgactccaaagtggtgatcagcatttccctgggcatgcaaggaaaggccacaagagccatcaAGGAACTCTTCATTTAATCTCTCAGAGATCTACCTGCGACTGAGCAAGCTGGTTTGTGAAAATAAAGGCCCCTTCATcttgaaaaagtttttcacagtcttttatttttttttctcattaaaaagaaagaatagtTAAAAAAGAATTCCACAAGAACTAGAAAGAAGATAGGATGGGAACAGGTTTCAATATTGACTTTTTCTACATTGGAAGCTAGAAGATttagggcttttttttgggggggggggaagacattgTGCCAGATCAAGGTATTGGTATGAGAAGTAGAGAGGGGGAAGGCCTTAAGGTtcaagaggctcagaaggtggactGAAAACCATCAAAAATTCAGGGCTGCAAAGGAATTAACCCACGAGTGTCCACAGAATAAGTATTTTCATACAGTCCTGTAAAACTTCATCTTGTTCCCATGAATTCCAGTTGAATCTTCTGCAGAAGTACAGCACCATACACTAGattgtttaaattaaaaattgccaGGGAGATCATATCAAAATTGATCTTCTGGCTTGTCCATGAACGGAACAGCCTCTGCAAAGAGACCTTTAGACAAAACAAGAGTTCTAAGTGCTAAATCTAGAAAGCACCAAGTCTGGAGCACCACATAACAAATTTAAGGCAATTTCATTCGGTGCAAACTTATGAAGCTTTGGAAATGGGTAATTTGCAAAAATGCTGGTGAGAGGGTATCGTTAAATCCTTTTTCGGggggattcctgggagggaatcCACAAGAACTAAACTTGGCGCAAGGAACGGAAATGCAGAAGAGCAAACTCCTGTGACTGGCCAGCATTTCTGGCCTTGTACCCTGCTGATACCGGAAGACACAAGTGCCGAGttaccaaagaaagaaaaagctccTGTTCCTTTTACTGGAGCTGTATTCAGAGAGGAGAATCTATCTCAGTAGCTTCCGTACAACATACCAAGAACCTTTTCAAATGTCAGATTCGAAGGCCTTGATGAGAACATTGTGAGCGTCGTCTGCTACTTCGTTAAGGGAACTCCAGAGCATGTAGTAAGTGGTTCCAAAGGAGATGCACCCCGCAGCCAGAGAACCTAATATGGGCACAGTGCTCACAAAATACTCAACCGCCATCAATGCCCCGCTACCGGCCTTGGTGAGCATCTTCAACACCACGTCCTTGGAGATCTCTTTGGCCAGTGGGGACTTAATCACCGCTTTGATCTCCTCCACAGGCTTGCCCACCTTCTCCGCTagcttctccagggagtcattaTCCAGGCCAAAGTTCTTGCGGTACTCCGAGAGCGATTTGATCAGGATAGTCACGTCGCAGGCCACGGAGAGGCCCGGGATGGGCACAGCTGCCACGCCGCAGGAGACAGTAGCCAGCTTCCAGATCTGTTTTTGCATAGCCTCCCTCTTTTTGCGCAAGATTTCTAGAGAGATGttggggagggcgaggaggaaggCATGCCTCTTGTGGCTGGGAAGTTCTCGCTCCAGGGTCTCCTCCAGCTGCACAAAGTCATACTTGCTCAGCTCCCAGTTGGAAAGGAGAAAGATACGGGGGGATGCCACGTTTTCGGCCTCCAGGCATGCTTGGCAATTCTCCCGGATATGCCGCAAAATGCCCTCCTCGTCGTAGGTGTGTGGCCGGCGCTTTTTGGTGGCCTCCAAGTCCGCGTCGACTTTGGAACGGACAAAATAGAAGCGCTTGCCCATTTTCTGGATCTCTTGGGCCAGACGGGCATGGTTGCTCTTGAAGCGCTCAGAGGCAATGACAATAAAGAAGTCGTAGTGGGAGAAGCCCACCTGCTCCAGGTAAGTATCTGACCGGAAGTTGGGCGTGCCGATTCCGGGCAAATCCCAGACTGTCACGTTGGGGTACTTGGGGTGTGGGAAAGGAGTGGGCTTTAATGTCGTCTCCACCACCCCGGTGGCTGCAGCTCCGACGTCTTCGTCATCTAGGCCTCGGATGGCGTTGACAAAAGAAGACTTCCCGGAGCCGGACTCTCCTGTGACTGCGATATCAAGACGGGCGTTTTCCATGGCTTGCAAGTTTTCCATGATCTTGGAGGCCGCATCTGCTATTCTCCCTCCTTCCAGAGCATCTTTAATCTCTTCAATGTCCTCTTCGGTAATGATGTCATATTCCTCTATGAGctcagccctgctgggcaaagcTGCAGGGGGCTGAGCTGTCATTGGATCGAGTCGAGGCCTGAAAAGAAAGGGCAGAGAGAACACAACTTGTACCACGGGACAttgaaaagaaacaaatcttTGTTTTACTTGCCCTGACATTTCCTGGTTGATCTTATGCCAGTTACTCTTTCAGCATAACCTACGTCACAGGGTCAAATGGAAGCAGGGAGAACTACTGCAGCCTCAAGCTGCTGGAGAAAGAGCACAAAGAAAATATACCAAATAAATATATTCTCTGTTTGATATAAGAGGTTTCCTCACACATGGCCCTTCCCAGCATCACAAACCAGGGATAAACAGGCCAGATAAAACCTGGCAAGGAAGCTGTGGACCAGCAGGGGGGGCTTTCATCTCTGCAGAAGGGTTGAAAAATGTGGAAAGGGGCAAAGATTGGGAGACAAAACTAACCTAGACACATAAAATCCAACCAGTTTTAGGTAATTATTTATCCGATTCTTCAAACAGCTCAAAAGGGTGCAGTTGGTTCTCCTCCTCAgacccttacaacaaccctgtgtggtagatttAAGCTTGAAAACATGCGACCAATCCCAAATCACCAAGAGGCCAAGCAAAGATTTGATCTCGGGTTTTCTTCAGCTATAATTCAGTACTAGTGCTTCTACACCATACAGTCTCTtaacatttgtcttccctttaaaatcttttgGGGATCCAAATATTCATTTTAACCCCTTAGCCCACGCTGGAGGAAAGCCCACAGTGACATATGCAGGCTAACCTGGATTAAGTCAGTATGAACTCCCATAATGAAGTATTATTCAACGatggctcctcctccctctttaatATTATCCTAAAGGAAAGCAAAACCTCCGCCTTTTGCTGACAACAGTTAACAACCCCAGCAAAATCGGGGGCTTTTGCTCTGCAGCGAAGAGCAAAAGTCACCATCTAAATAATTAGCCTTGGTTAAGGATGGCAACTATAATTTTGTAATTCTGCAGAGAAACAGAAGGGGCGGCGAACAAGCAAACCTGCCCCACTGCTGTTCCTCAATTTCGTAATCACAGAGGGAACAGTCTCTCAACTTCACTCGAAGAAATAATGAATTACTTTTTGGAGCAGCTTCCGTCGGGCTCAGAGTCCTCTGGTGACTTGGCAGCCATCTTTTACTAGGCCCCAAGCCAGCCTCTTTCCTAGGTCCTTTAGAAGCCGCTGAAGGGAAGAGAGGTGTGGATCTTGGTCTCAGCTCAGTTCGAACAATAACTCACTGAAGCCTTTGCCCTCGACAAAATGGGtgtctccctcccacccttctctccgaatgtcaatggactacaattcccatgagcccctgctggcaggggctcatggggattgtagtccattggcattcagagccagtttggccacccctgccttacatcAGCACAACCCCACCTGCTCCTAGGGCTGCCTGGTGccccttggccactggcaggggatatgGGGGTAGGATTGTCACATCCAAGTTAGGAAACTCctgagatttggggacggagcctggaGACGGCGGCGGATTCAGTGAGGCACAGTTTACCCTCCTaagcacccatttcctccaggggaactgatctctgtaatctggaaatgaggtgtaatttcaggggatctccaagtcccattGGGAGAATGACACCCCTGCCTGCTCCTCATATAGAGCCAAGCCTTACAAGGCCGAGCGTAACTATATATTTACCCTCATATATATTACCCTCATCATTGTGGTTTTCTGTAAACTCagcaaaaataatgttttttttcagcTATTAAGCTATGTTCCCATAGGCAGCAgtagccaaacggtggctctccagatgtccaggaacTGCCAGCAATGTGCAGtatgctggcagagcctcatgggaattgtagtccatggatatctggagagacagtctggccacccctgcacagaGTTTGCTAGAGAGTCCTCGACCACATTCTGCTTTGCCAACGACCTCTCACATAGTTTAAATCAGCTTACTGCTTCGAGCTATGAAGTTGGTTTATCAGCTCAAGCTATGCacgcttaaaaggtaaaggtatcccctgtccaagcaccgggtcatgtctgacccttggggtgacgccctccagcgttttcatggcagactcaatgcggggtggtttgccagtgccttccccagtcattaccgtttaccccccagcaagctgggtactcattttaccaacctcggaaggatggaaggctgagtcaaccttgagccggctgctgggatcgaacacccagcctcatgggcaaagctttcagactgcatgtctaccgccttaccactctgcgccacaagaggctctcatgcaCACTTAAACTAGCACTAATTTTAACCATCGTGATACCTTACCCATCAATCTCCCAAAAACTGAACCGGCTCTAAATCGGATACTGCAACTCTAATACCGCAAAGGGAAATGCAACTAAATACTGCAGACCACCTGTCCTGAGCAAAGGTAACTTATGCCTCGTTTTCTTTTCCAAACAGACACGGAGGTATTTTTGGCGACCAGCAGATTGGATTTCGCCCGATTCATGAGCTGTTCTGTCCGCTTCCAAGGCACGGAAAGAAACCCTGCACAGCTCTCCTAGCTGGTGGGAGAAGCTGCATTCTCAGGAATTCTCCCTCGGTCAAaaacaggggtagacaaactgtggccccccagatgtccatggactacaatttccatgagcccctgccaccaggcaggggctcatgggaattgtagtccatggacatctggagggccacagtctgcctACCCCTGGTTAAAACTCTCAAAGGGACAAGCGCCCTGTCCTGTTTCGCATCTgatcagtattaaaaaaaaaaaaaatcgccgAGGGGGATTTTCCATTCACGCCAACGCTGCTGACCACACGCCGCCGGTCTGCGATTCTGGAAGGATCCCGAGTTTGGCATCCCAACGCCGGCTGTCCTCGCCCGTCCCGGTTCCCCTTTTTTGCACCCAGCAGCGATTTGGCCAAGCAGGGCGACTCACTGCAAGGACGCCGAGGATGGCTTGAAAGGGGAAAACGAAACGCGACGGCacgaaggcaggcaggcaggtgcaaAGTCCATGCAAAGTCCACCCTTTGCTCCCCACCTGCCGTCCAGGGACGCTCCGGCCGCTTGCAACCGGCCCTCCGGACCCCCGCCCACGACCGCCCCCAGGTTCCCGGCCAGATCCCGGCACCGACCCCCGGCCCCTTTCCCGAACCGCGGCACCTCTGTTCCTCAAAGCCTCTTTGCAACTATTCTTGTCTCTGGCGGGGGAGCTTTTTGCAAAGCCGCCCGGACGGGGCTGCCCCCCGGGGTCCTGCACCCCCGATCCCGGCCTCGCCCTTCGCCCCCACGCGCGCCTCTCCCCCAACCCGGCCGCCGGACCCGTCGGGAGCAACTGCAGAGGTCGCCCACGGAGGGCTCCGACGGCGCTTCGCGGGAGAGCCCAGGCGCCGGGACCCCGCTTGCCTTTGCTTCCTGCTTCGGTGCAGCGGACCGGCGCTTTCGGGCCGGGGGTGCGTGCGCACGAGTCGTCGTCGTCGGCTCCGGGCTGACCCCTGCTGGCAGGCACGCGTCGAAAGCGCCTCTGTGCGCTGCATGGGGGAAAGGCGCGGGTTTTCAGGGCGGCCGTCGGAGCCAGCGGGAAAGCCCGGCGAAAGTCCGCGCCCAGATCCGGATTCGTCCGCGAAGCCTGCCGCAGGTGGATCCCGACTGCGTCACGTGGAATGGACGAAAGTGAAAGTTACACGGCTTTTTTTCCTCCCAGGGGCGCGATTTCCCATCAACAGGGAGGAAATGGCCAAAGGGGTGGCTGG
Above is a window of Paroedura picta isolate Pp20150507F chromosome 5, Ppicta_v3.0, whole genome shotgun sequence DNA encoding:
- the LOC143837021 gene encoding interferon-inducible GTPase 5-like isoform X2 translates to MAAKSPEDSEPDGSCSKKPRLDPMTAQPPAALPSRAELIEEYDIITEEDIEEIKDALEGGRIADAASKIMENLQAMENARLDIAVTGESGSGKSSFVNAIRGLDDEDVGAAATGVVETTLKPTPFPHPKYPNVTVWDLPGIGTPNFRSDTYLEQVGFSHYDFFIVIASERFKSNHARLAQEIQKMGKRFYFVRSKVDADLEATKKRRPHTYDEEGILRHIRENCQACLEAENVASPRIFLLSNWELSKYDFVQLEETLERELPSHKRHAFLLALPNISLEILRKKREAMQKQIWKLATVSCGVAAVPIPGLSVACDVTILIKSLSEYRKNFGLDNDSLEKLAEKVGKPVEEIKAVIKSPLAKEISKDVVLKMLTKAGSGALMAVEYFVSTVPILGSLAAGCISFGTTYYMLWSSLNEVADDAHNVLIKAFESDI
- the LOC143837021 gene encoding interferon-inducible GTPase 5-like isoform X1; the encoded protein is MQRTEALSTRACQQGSARSRRRRLVRTHPRPESAGPLHRSRKQRPRLDPMTAQPPAALPSRAELIEEYDIITEEDIEEIKDALEGGRIADAASKIMENLQAMENARLDIAVTGESGSGKSSFVNAIRGLDDEDVGAAATGVVETTLKPTPFPHPKYPNVTVWDLPGIGTPNFRSDTYLEQVGFSHYDFFIVIASERFKSNHARLAQEIQKMGKRFYFVRSKVDADLEATKKRRPHTYDEEGILRHIRENCQACLEAENVASPRIFLLSNWELSKYDFVQLEETLERELPSHKRHAFLLALPNISLEILRKKREAMQKQIWKLATVSCGVAAVPIPGLSVACDVTILIKSLSEYRKNFGLDNDSLEKLAEKVGKPVEEIKAVIKSPLAKEISKDVVLKMLTKAGSGALMAVEYFVSTVPILGSLAAGCISFGTTYYMLWSSLNEVADDAHNVLIKAFESDI